A genome region from Nocardia sp. NBC_00565 includes the following:
- a CDS encoding CHAT domain-containing protein — translation MRSPIQVGRPGLVHAIRLARALQRYDRIGDAAAVYEAVSVGRAALDVPLSDPELDRTRQVSLGVALQASHSVDGNRAALDESIAVYERALASASADAETARGQSLLGTAYLTRFRLDGGDDNIDQAVAHCRVAVDMAPDEPEWQGNLSQALWLRHANRGAPADLEEAVDLARRAANGTPPGHADESRRWQNVGSVLLARYQESGVESDLDEGIAADERALGVVGRKSFGEALCRSALCAALTRRFQLRGHATDLDDAIAMVEPALELLVDGNPDRPIALYNCGAAFEMRFRLTGSTADLDEAIAMFQTSLAAAQPTGRDATFARSNLGNALRSRFELTGRRGDIDMAIDVLRAMDPSTTNREVRPSFLNNLAAALSARFDTFGAVADLDEAIAITHQTLAAAWPGHPGRARYQANLGGLLQTRGRDGEPEDLDEAIAAVRAGVRDSRSGDPEQGGRVLVLSRMLLSRFRARGTASDLIESSELAYDAARAQVAPADIRMEAARLWAELATERDGPTAGLEGWRYALDLLPLIAWQGIGRADQERRLYEVFGLASAAAATAISAEQPELAVEFLEHGRSVIWNQILDARGDFAELTAAAPELSIRLAEVRAALDIHLAADLSAAVAAASTDRTRLAREWDQLIDEVRRLPGFAELLRPPRFDKLAAAACDGPVVIVNVSVARCDALIVTTTGVRVVPLPNLTAESVVDHVNEVYAAPILMPTGLAAMLTADRVITALLEWLWRDVVSPIVAELGAVERIWWSPTGYLTLLPLHAATDPGTGTCAADRFVSSYAPTLRSLIAARATIARPDRGDKVLVVAVPRAPGAAELNVGPEIEAIRTRFGDRCLVLDDQDSTRERVLAELPRHHWVHFACHGSQQLDNPSTSALILHDHPLTVLDLAGLHMTGGELAFLSACETAGGGALPDESIHLAAALQVIGFRHVAATFWPVYDAPAPIVTEYIYDRLSRAGTATDTGRLLHEATRELRTLGHPPIIWAPYAHFGP, via the coding sequence ATGCGATCGCCCATCCAAGTCGGCCGGCCCGGCTTGGTCCACGCGATCCGGTTGGCCCGGGCGCTGCAGCGTTACGACCGGATTGGTGACGCGGCCGCTGTCTACGAAGCGGTATCGGTGGGCCGCGCCGCACTCGATGTACCGCTGTCGGATCCGGAACTCGATCGAACACGGCAAGTATCGCTCGGGGTGGCATTGCAGGCGTCGCACAGCGTGGACGGAAACCGCGCCGCCCTGGATGAATCCATCGCGGTGTACGAGCGGGCCCTCGCCAGTGCGTCGGCCGATGCGGAGACCGCACGCGGCCAGTCGCTGCTGGGAACCGCTTACCTCACCCGGTTCCGGCTCGATGGCGGCGACGACAATATCGATCAGGCGGTGGCGCACTGTCGGGTGGCGGTCGACATGGCGCCGGATGAGCCGGAATGGCAAGGCAATCTCAGCCAGGCGCTGTGGCTGCGGCACGCGAATCGAGGTGCACCGGCCGACCTCGAGGAAGCGGTGGACCTGGCGCGCAGAGCCGCCAACGGCACACCACCCGGGCATGCCGACGAAAGCCGGCGCTGGCAGAACGTGGGTTCTGTACTGCTGGCGCGCTACCAGGAGTCCGGTGTGGAATCCGACCTCGACGAGGGCATTGCGGCCGACGAACGGGCACTGGGCGTAGTGGGCCGCAAGAGCTTTGGTGAGGCGCTGTGCCGATCCGCGCTGTGCGCGGCGCTGACCCGCCGCTTCCAGTTGCGGGGGCACGCGACCGATCTCGACGATGCCATCGCGATGGTCGAACCCGCGCTGGAGTTGCTCGTCGACGGCAACCCGGACCGGCCGATCGCTCTCTACAACTGCGGTGCCGCGTTCGAGATGCGATTCCGGCTGACCGGGTCGACCGCCGACCTCGACGAGGCAATCGCGATGTTCCAGACATCGCTTGCCGCCGCACAGCCGACCGGACGCGACGCCACCTTCGCGCGATCGAATCTCGGCAACGCCTTGCGATCTCGCTTCGAACTCACCGGTCGGCGCGGTGACATCGATATGGCGATCGACGTGCTACGCGCCATGGACCCATCGACGACGAACCGGGAGGTGCGACCAAGTTTCCTCAACAACCTCGCTGCGGCGCTGTCGGCCCGTTTCGACACGTTCGGCGCGGTGGCGGACCTGGACGAGGCGATCGCCATCACCCACCAGACATTGGCGGCCGCCTGGCCTGGCCACCCGGGTCGCGCTCGCTACCAAGCGAACCTGGGTGGATTGCTCCAGACCAGAGGCCGCGATGGTGAACCCGAAGACCTCGACGAGGCGATCGCGGCCGTCCGCGCCGGAGTGCGAGATTCCCGCTCCGGTGATCCCGAGCAGGGCGGGCGCGTCCTGGTGCTGAGCCGAATGTTGTTGTCTCGCTTCCGTGCCCGCGGTACCGCCAGCGACCTGATCGAATCATCGGAGCTGGCGTACGACGCCGCCCGAGCTCAGGTGGCACCCGCCGACATCCGGATGGAGGCCGCGCGACTGTGGGCCGAACTCGCCACCGAGCGTGACGGTCCCACCGCCGGACTCGAAGGCTGGCGCTACGCCCTGGACCTGCTGCCCCTGATCGCATGGCAGGGCATCGGCCGTGCGGATCAGGAACGTCGGCTCTACGAGGTTTTCGGGCTGGCGAGCGCGGCCGCCGCGACGGCCATCAGTGCCGAGCAGCCGGAGCTCGCCGTGGAGTTCCTCGAACACGGACGGAGCGTGATCTGGAATCAAATCCTCGATGCCCGTGGCGATTTCGCTGAACTCACCGCCGCTGCGCCCGAGCTGTCGATACGCTTGGCCGAGGTGCGCGCGGCCCTCGACATCCATCTGGCCGCCGATCTCAGCGCGGCGGTCGCGGCCGCTTCGACCGATCGCACCCGCCTGGCTCGCGAATGGGATCAGCTGATCGACGAGGTGCGCCGACTGCCCGGGTTCGCCGAACTACTGCGTCCGCCTCGATTCGACAAGTTGGCCGCGGCGGCCTGCGACGGCCCCGTCGTCATCGTCAATGTCAGCGTCGCCCGCTGTGACGCGCTGATCGTGACCACCACGGGCGTTCGCGTCGTGCCGCTCCCGAACCTCACCGCGGAATCCGTGGTCGACCACGTCAACGAGGTGTACGCCGCGCCCATCCTGATGCCGACCGGCCTGGCCGCAATGCTCACTGCGGACCGCGTGATCACGGCACTGCTCGAATGGTTGTGGCGTGATGTGGTCTCGCCCATCGTAGCGGAACTCGGTGCGGTGGAACGGATTTGGTGGAGTCCGACCGGATATCTCACGCTGCTGCCACTGCACGCCGCGACAGATCCAGGCACAGGGACCTGTGCTGCGGATCGATTCGTCTCCTCTTATGCCCCGACCCTGCGCTCGCTCATCGCGGCCCGTGCCACGATCGCGCGCCCGGACCGGGGCGACAAGGTCCTGGTGGTCGCAGTCCCTCGCGCGCCCGGTGCTGCGGAACTGAATGTCGGCCCCGAAATCGAGGCCATCAGAACGCGATTCGGCGACCGCTGTCTAGTCCTCGACGACCAGGACTCGACCCGCGAACGAGTCCTCGCTGAACTGCCGCGCCATCACTGGGTGCACTTCGCCTGCCACGGCAGCCAGCAACTCGACAACCCCTCCACCAGCGCCCTCATCTTGCACGACCACCCGCTGACGGTCCTCGACCTGGCCGGACTCCATATGACCGGCGGCGAACTGGCCTTCCTCTCCGCCTGCGAAACCGCTGGCGGCGGCGCACTTCCCGACGAATCCATCCACCTCGCCGCAGCACTGCAAGTCATCGGCTTCCGCCACGTAGCAGCCACGTTCTGGCCCGTCTACGACGCCCCCGCCCCAATAGTCACCGAATACATCTACGACCGCCTCTCCCGAGCCGGCACCGCCACCGACACCGGCCGCCTCCTCCACGAAGCCACCCGCGAACTCCGCACCCTCGGCCACCCGCCCATAATCTGGGCCCCGTACGCCCACTTCGGGCCGTAA
- a CDS encoding glycine zipper domain-containing protein: MFRYALIKTTRVLAVSALPLAAAVVFAGASSAYAGQAAAAAPAAPVVAQPIAGLPLDDVTTNPDAQYPDPVLNGAAAGAAIGSATGSFIDPLPTLLGAVIGGIIGSVNPDVIPQVLP, encoded by the coding sequence ATGTTCCGTTATGCCCTGATCAAGACGACTCGCGTCCTTGCGGTGAGTGCCCTGCCGTTAGCTGCGGCTGTCGTATTTGCGGGCGCGTCTTCCGCCTACGCCGGTCAGGCTGCCGCGGCGGCTCCGGCAGCACCGGTTGTTGCCCAGCCGATCGCCGGGCTCCCACTGGACGATGTCACCACCAACCCCGACGCGCAGTACCCCGATCCAGTGCTGAACGGCGCGGCTGCGGGCGCTGCGATCGGCTCCGCCACCGGTTCCTTCATCGATCCCTTGCCCACCCTTCTCGGCGCCGTGATCGGCGGGATCATCGGCTCGGTCAACCCGGACGTCATCCCCCAGGTACTGCCCTGA